TGGCTGGAATAATAAAGTATCGGTCTTGCTGTACCAGCCAGGCGAGATCTAGGTAGGGTCTAAAATAATAGCTTTTATCGGTATCAAAAATTAAGCTGCCGTTTAGCGCGAAGCCATTTTGTGACGGGCTTTCTATGCCAATAATGCGGTTGTTGACTTCATCGGTGTAATCAATCGCGAAGCTGTAGCCGGTTTTTAAACTGAGTTGTTCGAACTCTAGCGCCATACTGGGAGTGGCGAGAAAGCAGAGAAGGGAAGCGATAACTGAGCGAAAATGGGCTAAGTCAGCAAAATAAGCTAAGGTAATGCGATAAAAGCCATGCATTAGAAAATCCTATTTAAAAGCTAATTATTTCTTGGTGGCAATGTATTTTATGGTCAATAGTGCTAATCTGAGGGCTAATATTTTTACCGTTTAGCTTGAAAGCACTAAGACTTACAACAATTTATAGGGAGTATAGGGTGTTTAGATTATTACTACTAGGCTTTATCAGCATGTTACTGATGGCTTGTGAGCAAAAAACCGCTGTAACTACAGATGATCAAACAGAAAAGGAGGCAACGGTGACTGTATCGACATTATCAGGTGAGGTTTTTTATCTACAACGCAAGCTGTTGCCACCCGGTGCTGAACTAACGGTAAGCCTAGAAGATGTATCAAAAATGGATGTTGCCTCAACCCAAATCGCTGCTGTTAGCCAAACCCTTGAGGGTGCGCCACCCTATGCTTTTTCTTTGGATTATGACCCCTCGTTAATTGTGCCAAATATGTCCTACAGCTTACGGGCAACAATTACCTTGGCCGATAAATTATTAATGACCTCAACAGAGTCCTTAAATCCATTTCGCGACCCTGATGCTGCTATTTCGATTAAATTATCCATGGTGGCACAACACTCTGCTGAATCTAGCGCTAGCGCTGAGCACAAAGCGGTAACGGGTTTGGCAGTGGTTTCGGTAAACCCGCTGGCCAGCTTGTCTAACACCTACTGGAAATTGATTAGCATCGGAGAGCAAACAGTTGCAATGACTGAGAATCAAAAGCAAGAAGCCTTTTTTCAACTAAATGATAATGACAGCAGCCTTAAAGGTTTTGCAGGCTGTAATAATATGATGGGCAGTTATGCTAGCGAGGGTAATGATTTATCGTTTGGCCCAATCGCAATGACAAAAAAAGCCTGTTTAGAGGGTATGGATACAGAGGCGGCGTTTGCCGGCGTGCTCGAAGCAACGGCGTATTTCTCGATTCATGAGCATAAGCTAACCTTGTTGAATAGTGATAAAAAGCCCATTGCCAGCTTTGAGGCGCAGTACTTTAATTAAGCGCTTCACTTTATTTAAGCGCTTCGCAAGTTAGATGTTAGTTACAGTGATTAACGCTTTAGGATAAGTTTGATAGGGATATATATGTCAATAAGAATGCAATTATTAGCGATTTCATTGCTACTGGGTGCGGCTTTAGCCGCCTGCTCTGATCAGTCATCGTCAAACTCGGAACTCTCCGCGCCGGTTGCTGCAGATGTTTACAGCAAGCAGTCTTTAAAAGACGAGGTTTCAGCCGATACTGAGAGCATCGCTGAAAAGGTTGGCGACGACACGGATGCCTATGGCTGTATTGGCTCGGCAGGCTATCAATGGTGTGCTAGCACCGCAAGCTGTGAACGGCCGTGGGAGCTGAGTGAGCAAGAAAATTTTGCGAATACTGCAGCGGCATTCTCTGCCTATTGTGAAACGGAGGCTGTTATGACTGACCAACTCAAACCCGTCGGTGCTGACCGAGACGAACATGGCTGTATTGCCTCAGCTGGCTATCAGTGGTGTGCGAAATTAGAGCAATGCGTTAGACCTTGGGAGTTAGCCGCTGAACAGGGTTTTGAAAATACTGCTGAGGCATTTGAGGCTTTTTGCCAAACTAAAAACAGCTAATAGCAGTCGTTTTCACTGAATACCTCTACACTAGGCTCTTGCCCTGTGTCTGAGCCAATCAAAAAGTTGATGGGTCGACAACAGACTTGGCAATCTTCAATATAGCTTTGCCCGCAATCCTCAGAATTAATGACGACTTCTATTTGTGCGGCGCAATAGGGACAGTTGATGCTTTTTTCAAATAGCTGATACATACCTGATTTACGCGCAAACGGCTTGATAGTATCAAGCCGTAAGCCCTATTTGAGCTAGCAAATTGTTTTTGAAGGTATCATTACCGATAAAAGCAAATGCTAAAGAGTGCTAACAGGCTGAAGCTATTACGTCTCGTCTCTCGTGTTTCGTCTCTCGCATTGAAATCAACGTTAATGATTCAATAATGTTGATTGCTTTTATGGCTCTGCAGCTTCAGCTACCCAGCGACGCAAATTTTGAACGTGGCTGGGTAGATACACAGAGCCATCGGCGCTTAGTTGTTGGCGTGCAGCTCTTCATTGAGCTGAATTGCCGACTTATTGGTCAGCACCTCAATGGCGCCTGTTAAGGAGTTGCGACGAAACAGTAAATCGGATTTACCGGCTAATTCACGCGCGGCTACTTTTTCGACCACTTGACCCTCACTGTCTTTCACCTCGACCTTACTGCCAGCGGTAATATAGAGACCTGCTTCGACCGTGCAGCGATCACCTAATGGTAAACCAACACCAGCATTGGCGCCGATTAAGCACTCGCTGCCGATAGAGATAACAATATTATTGCCGCCTGATAGCGTGCCCATGGTTGAGCAACCGCCGCCAAGGTCAGATCCCTTGTTGACAAACACGCCTGCAGAAATGCGGCCTTCAATCATTGCGGTACCTTCTGTGCCGGCATTAAAGTTCACAAAACCTTCATGCATGATAGTGCTGCCTTCACCAATATAGGCGCCTAAACGCACTCTGGCAGTGTGCGCTATGCGAACACCTTGAGGGACTACATAGTTAGTCATCTTGGGGAATTTGTCTACTGATGCAACTTCTAATGTCTCACCATTTAAACGCGCTGCTAATTGTTTTGCTGGTAACTCTTCAAGGTCGATTGGGCCAAGATTGGTCCATGCCACGTTTGGTAGTAAAGGAAAAATTCCATCTAACACTGTACCATGTGGCTTAACCAAGCGGTGCGATAACAAGTGAAGCTTTAAATAAGCTTCAGGTGTGGTATTTGGCTTTTCATCGCTTGCTAAAGCGACGGCAATCACTGCTTGGCTGCTCGCTTGAAGCTTTGTTGCAAGCTCGGCCTGTTCTACAAAGCCTGCTTGCTGCAATGCTGCTGCTAAAGCGGTAAGTTTTTCTGTATCTAACAGAATGGTCTGATTGCCGTTGGTATAGCCAATGCTTTGCAGAGCGTCGCCCAGCTCTACGTCTTTCAGTGGTGCAGGGAAATAGCTGTCAAGGTAATCACCTTTGCTATTCTGGTAAGCGGTGCCTAGGCCGAAGCTGAATAATGATGTCATCGATATATCTCTTATGTTGAAAATGTAATTGGGAATCGAGGCAGGTTAGGGTGCATGTTTGCTTTGGCTTACAAGGCATGCGCAAAGATGGCAGCATAATCATCGGCTTTAAAGCCAATGAAATATTGGCCGTTATGCTCTAACACAGGTCGTTTAATTAAGGTTGGGTGTTCAAGGCAGAGAGCAATCGCACTGTCTTGATTGAGATGGGTTTTGCTATGTTCGTCGAGCTGCTTCCATGTGGTGCTGCGTTTATTGATCACCTTGTCGAGGCCAAGCTGATCAAGAAAACATCTAACCAAGGTTTCATCTAAACCGTCAGTGCGGAAGTCATGAAACGTAAACGCTTGGTCCCTTTGCGTCAAATATTGCTGTGCTTTTTTTACGCTATCGCAATTTTTGATGCCATATACGGTTGTCATAGTTGTTTCCTGTGTTAATTGAATATAAAAATTGCTGCTAATTTTTCAAAACTAATGGCTAACAATATAACTAGACAAAATGCTGTTGCATAAATTGTTTTATCCGTTGTGCAGCCGCAATGCATTCGGCCGGCTCGGCAACAAGCGCAATGCGAGCGAAACCTTTACCCGGATTAAGCCCATTAACCGTGCGCGACAGGTATTGCCCTGGTAAACAAGTGATATGTTGCTCGGCAAATAGTCTTTGACAGAAGGTTTCATCATCAATGGGGAGTTCAGGCCATAGATAGAATGCCGCATCAGGCATGTTGACGTTCAGTGATCCATCCAACGTGTCTAACACTTGCTTGAATTTTTCTTGGTAAAGGCTGCGGTTTGCGATTACATGTGCCTCATCTTGCCATGCGGCAATGCTGGCTAATTGCGTAGGCTCGGCCATCGCGCAGCCATGATATGTGCGGTATTGCAAAAAGGCTTGAATAACGTCTTGGTCGCCCGCTATAAAGCCTGAGCGCAGACCTGGCAGATTAGAGCGTTTAGACAAGCTATGAAATACTACACAACGCTTATAGTCATGACGACCCATGCTGGCAGCAGCTTGTAATAAGCCGCAGGGCGGCTGAGATTCATCGAAGTAAATTTCGCTGTAGCATTCATCAGAGGCAATAATAAAATCATATTGTTCAGCAAGCTGGATAAGCCGAATCAGTTGTTGCTCTGGAATGATTGCGCCACTGGGGTTGCCTGGCGTGCAGATAAACAAAATTTGGCAGTCTTTGAGTGCCTGTTCGTCGCTTTCTGTCAGCGATTCTATATCGGCAAGAAAGCCGTTGTCTTTTAAGCAAGGTATAAAATAAGGCTCAACCCCTGCT
The nucleotide sequence above comes from Pseudomonadales bacterium. Encoded proteins:
- a CDS encoding META domain-containing protein, which encodes MFRLLLLGFISMLLMACEQKTAVTTDDQTEKEATVTVSTLSGEVFYLQRKLLPPGAELTVSLEDVSKMDVASTQIAAVSQTLEGAPPYAFSLDYDPSLIVPNMSYSLRATITLADKLLMTSTESLNPFRDPDAAISIKLSMVAQHSAESSASAEHKAVTGLAVVSVNPLASLSNTYWKLISIGEQTVAMTENQKQEAFFQLNDNDSSLKGFAGCNNMMGSYASEGNDLSFGPIAMTKKACLEGMDTEAAFAGVLEATAYFSIHEHKLTLLNSDKKPIASFEAQYFN
- a CDS encoding CPXCG motif-containing cysteine-rich protein; this translates as MYQLFEKSINCPYCAAQIEVVINSEDCGQSYIEDCQVCCRPINFLIGSDTGQEPSVEVFSENDCY
- the dapD gene encoding 2,3,4,5-tetrahydropyridine-2,6-dicarboxylate N-succinyltransferase, whose translation is MTSLFSFGLGTAYQNSKGDYLDSYFPAPLKDVELGDALQSIGYTNGNQTILLDTEKLTALAAALQQAGFVEQAELATKLQASSQAVIAVALASDEKPNTTPEAYLKLHLLSHRLVKPHGTVLDGIFPLLPNVAWTNLGPIDLEELPAKQLAARLNGETLEVASVDKFPKMTNYVVPQGVRIAHTARVRLGAYIGEGSTIMHEGFVNFNAGTEGTAMIEGRISAGVFVNKGSDLGGGCSTMGTLSGGNNIVISIGSECLIGANAGVGLPLGDRCTVEAGLYITAGSKVEVKDSEGQVVEKVAARELAGKSDLLFRRNSLTGAIEVLTNKSAIQLNEELHANN
- a CDS encoding ArsC family reductase, whose protein sequence is MTTVYGIKNCDSVKKAQQYLTQRDQAFTFHDFRTDGLDETLVRCFLDQLGLDKVINKRSTTWKQLDEHSKTHLNQDSAIALCLEHPTLIKRPVLEHNGQYFIGFKADDYAAIFAHAL
- the dapC gene encoding succinyldiaminopimelate transaminase; its protein translation is MNPLLQTLQPYPFEKLNALKAGIAVSCQQPHIALSIGEPKHQPPQLAINAWQNNLDKVSLYPKTAGRADLKQAIIDWLNKRFGLSTSLTPQQVLPLNGTREGIFSFVQAIADGSNPNGKILMPNPFYQIYEGAALLAGVEPYFIPCLKDNGFLADIESLTESDEQALKDCQILFICTPGNPSGAIIPEQQLIRLIQLAEQYDFIIASDECYSEIYFDESQPPCGLLQAAASMGRHDYKRCVVFHSLSKRSNLPGLRSGFIAGDQDVIQAFLQYRTYHGCAMAEPTQLASIAAWQDEAHVIANRSLYQEKFKQVLDTLDGSLNVNMPDAAFYLWPELPIDDETFCQRLFAEQHITCLPGQYLSRTVNGLNPGKGFARIALVAEPAECIAAAQRIKQFMQQHFV